The sequence CCAAAAGCACGTTCAATGACATTCCGAGCCTTCGCGTGTCGTAGGTTGAAGAGCTCTTGCGCGTTTTGTGGTCTTGCTGCTTGTGGACCCCATTCCTTGAGGTGATAACGAACTCCCTTAAACGGTGCGAGGAATCCCTCAGAATTAGCATAACCGTTATCGCATAAGTAATAATTTCCTATACAATGAGGCAAACAATAAGTTAATTTACACAAACAATTTATGCAGATTACTATAATGCATTAAGCTAACTTGATATATACAGCTGGAGTATACAAGATAGCTTACCTTTTGGTACTCGCAAACCATGAGGTCTATTGAGTGCATCTCGTAGAACTCGCGAGTCAGCCGCAGAGCCCTCCCAGCCGGGAAGTACATAAACAAACTTGAGATGTCGATCACAAACCGCCAAGGTATTAGTCGAAATGTGTCCCTTACGTGTCCTGTAGCGGGGTTTATCTTGGTTGGGCACCATCACATCGATATATGTCCCATCTAACGCCCCTAAGCAACCCTGTAATCAATAAAGTATGTTTTTTCAACAAAATGTTAATCATCTTTCACAACACGTCCAGATACTAAGAAATTCAGTTACCTTAAACCACCTCCATCGGGGGTCAATGCAATCATCCGCAATAGGACAAGGCTTCACAAACAACAGCACATGGAGAGACAATACAGCCTTTAGGACAATATGTACGTACCGAGTTATGGTATCCCCTGATCTACGAAAATCGAAACGCACTACTCTATTTTTTTTGTGATGTGCAAGCACTGAAAGGAACATCGCGACCTGCTCTTCAACCCCAATATACCTACTATTGTGTAAACCCCCTAACTGTCGTAACAATTGGCAAAGCCGCCCAAACGTATTGCGATCCATACGTAAGTTTATAATGCAGTCAACGTCACTGACATTCGTGAGCCTATTCATGTGTTTTATTTGATCGGGGATACGGGGCAAGATATGATAAGGCTCTGTCACTACAGCCCGTTTCCTCTTCCTTGTTTTAATACAAGTTATGTGATCGGCAACGATTACAAGTTGCAACATAAGCTGATGCAAAATCTCTTCAACCATCGAGTAGACATAAGCATTTATACGGCATCGAGATGGCATATTGTTATGCAATTAGCCTAAtgtgattaaaaaaaagaaatgtatatcattttataatataataaacaCAACAATTTTCAAGAGATATGGCATCCGGGAATCAGAAAAAAATCAGACATCAAACAAGCATATTTGTTCAATTTGCGTACATCTAATCCACAAAAATAAAGTTGAAATAGCTAATCACGATCTACATATAGCGAGTTCAAACCAAGCAGAAGAAGTGTAGCTTTCAATACCTTATAGTAGGGATAGATAGAAGAAGACAAGATATCACTGTAGTCGACTGATGTCCA comes from Salvia miltiorrhiza cultivar Shanhuang (shh) chromosome 3, IMPLAD_Smil_shh, whole genome shotgun sequence and encodes:
- the LOC131015993 gene encoding uncharacterized protein LOC131015993 → MPSRCRINAYVYSMVEEILHQLMLQLVIVADHITCIKTRKRKRAVVTEPYHILPRIPDQIKHMNRLTNVSDVDCIINLRMDRNTFGRLCQLLRQLGGLHNSRYIGVEEQVAMFLSVLAHHKKNRVVRFDFRRSGDTITRYVHIVLKAVLSLHVLLFVKPCPIADDCIDPRWRWFKGCLGALDGTYIDVMVPNQDKPRYRTRKGHISTNTLAVCDRHLKFVYVLPGWEGSAADSRVLRDALNRPHGLRVPKGNYYLCDNGYANSEGFLAPFKGVRYHLKEWGPQAARPQNAQELFNLRHAKARNVIERAFGVMKMRWGILRSTSYYPIQIQNRLIMACFVLNNFIRSEMAVDPIEEQFDRLIDESADIQGEHGPYQYVVESSPEWNAARDELSRSMWQQYLAN